The genomic interval CCAATCGTGAAATTTTATTCGTTCGTGGCGTGCTGGCGCCGGCGGCTGTCCCGGATATTGATGTTGCCCCCACGAGCCTGAATTTCGGCAACGTCAATCTTGGGCAGAGCCGTGACCAGTCATTCACCATCAGGAACGTGGGCAACGCTGCGCTGCTCATTGACGCGCTCAGCATCAACAATCCGCAGTTCACGCTCGTTTCCCCCAGCGGAGTCGCAGGAACCGAGCTGGCGATTGATGATGGTAGCGCGGAATCACTCATCGGATTGAATCAGGCTGGCACGATCTATTGCATCAATCGGCTGCGACCATCGAGCTATCCGGCGACGCTCTCGCATGTAAGAATTTTCTTTGCCGGTGGTCGGTCGAATTTGTCACTGGGAGCGGCTCTGGCGGTGCTGGTTGGCGTCAATCCTGATGGCGATGAGAATATCAACGGGACGAACTTTCAGGCGACCAACGCCAGTGTGCAACTACTCGATGGTTTCAACACCTATGATGTCCCTGATGTCACCATCAGCGAAGGCGATTTTGTCGTCGGTTTTCGCATGACGATTCCCAACACGGTCTTCCCCGGCGCGTTGGATACGACGCCGCCATCAAATCGTCGCTCCTATTTTTCTTCCGATGGAACAACATTCGCCCTAACGCCGAATGTGGGCATTGACGGAGATTGGTTAATTCGTGGGCGACTCGCCGGCGGGCTCACGATTGCGCCCAACGGAGAGCAACTGGTGACAGTTCGGTTTGCGCCGACGGCTGTGGGCACACAATCGGGCTTGTTGAGCATCACGAGTAACGACCCGGATGAATCGTCAGTGAACGTCAGTCTCACGGGCGTTGGCGTGCAAGCGCCGACCGGCATATTGAATGTATCGCCGACGACGTTGACATTCAACACAACGGTCGGACAAACAACGCCGCCAACAATGAGCTTCACCGTCAGTAATCAAGGCACTGCGGCATTCAGTTACAGCATCAGCAATAACAATCCGGCGTTGGTGAGCGTTTCTCCAGAATCAGGCACGCTGGCCGGTGGTCAGTCGAATGTGATCACTGTCGTTGTGACACCTCCCACGCAACCGGGAACCCGGCAGGCAATACTGACAGTCACAGCCCCCGGCGCGCAAAACGGCGTCCAATCGGTGACTGTGACAGTCAATACCACGGCGCCGGCGCTGCCTGATTTCGTCGTGAGCCAACTCACGATTTCGCCGACCAGCGTGCAAGCAGGCGGCCAGGTGCTGATGAACGTCTCCATTCTCAATCAAGGCACCGGTTCAGCGGGCGCCGCCACTCATGAGGTTCGCTTGTCCAGCGATGCCGTGATTACATCAGCAGATCAATTGCTCCTGGTGATTACGTCCAATCCGCTGAGTCCCGGCGCAGCAGCGACCTTCACGCAACTGCCGGTCACGATTCCCGCCGGGACGGCGCCCGGCCCGATGTTCCTTGGCGTCATCGCTGATGCTGCGAATGCGGTGGCTGAATCAAATGAAACGAACAATATCGCTACCGTTGCGCTGACCATCACCTCACCGCAACAGGCTTTCAATGTGGTCAACATATTCCCAGCAGATCGCGCGCAGAATGTGCCGCAGGAGACGCGCATTCAGGTTGATTTTTCTGCGCCGCTTGTGGCCAGCTCAGTGACGCCGCAATCGCTCACGCTGACGACCCTGGCCGGTCAGCCGATTCCTGGAACCGTGGCAGCCGTTGGCAACCGAGCGTTTTTCTTCCCGAGCGAACGGTTGCCGGCGCAAACAACTTTTCAAATCAGGCTCGCCGCCAGCATTCAAGGAAGAGTAGAGGAAACCATCGTCAGGTTGGGAAGGGACTTGCTTAGTACCTTCACCACCGAGCCAGCCGTTGCTCGCGGCCAACCGCCTACAGATAGCGGCCAACCTGTCCGGTTCGACGTCGGCGGTGTGGTCACCGACGATGCACAAACCGGCGCGATGGTGCGCATACCGGAATACACGTTGAAAACGGATGTGCGGGTGAACATCGTTGTGCTGGATTCTGACCAACGATTGCCGCTGATCAATAATCAATGCGATGTGCCGATTGATGCCTCCACGCGAGTGCGGCCGGTCGCCGGATTTGTGCGTGTTTCGGAGTTGGTTCGCTTTGAAGCGCAGCCATGTGACGCGGTGGCGTTCAGTCCTGCGATGGATATGACGATTCCGTTGCGCTCGGCATTTCGCGGCGCCTTCGTTGTCGGAACCCGATTACCATTGTTCCAACTGGCTCAAACGGACGATGGACTCGCCTTTTTGGATACCGGTATAGAAGCTGAAGTGACACTGCCAGGAACATTATTCTTTGGTGATTTCGCCATCGCGTCGGGCGTTGAAGTGTTTGGGACGTTTGCTTTGTTTGCTCCGATTAGCCAAGCCTCGGGCCGCCTCCGCATGCCGCTCGTTCCCTCGTGGTACGAAGTGGCTGCCTATGAAGAAGTGGCTAACTCGCCCACGTCGGTGGCGCAATCATCCCAACAGCCGCACACGCTCTACTTCCCAGCAGTGTTCGGTCAGCCGTCGGTGCGGGATACGCAATTGTCGTTCGTCAATCTGGCTCAGAACGAGGCACGAACGGTTCGGTTATTCGCGTATAACAACGATGGTAGCCCACACGGCTTGCAACAGACAATTTTGTTGCCGGCCGGTCGGCGAGCCGCAGTGCTCGTATCAAATCTCTTTCCAGGGTTACAAGGTTCGATTGTCGCGCGCGCCGACGGGCCGGTCAGCGGCTTGTACGAAACTGCGAATGACTTCATTGACGTCCCGCAGGTCCTTACCGGCGTCCAGGCCATTACTTCGCCACAACCAGCGATTGTGTTTCCCAACCTGCGAACACAAGGCGGGGCCTTCACAGAAATTCACATTTTCAATCCCAATGAGGCAGATGTTCAACTGCGAATCACTGCCTTCAGCGCCACCGGTGGCGAAGTGCTCGGTCATACCCTCTTGCTCAGACCACAAGAAAAACTGGTCCGCTCCAGCATAGGAACATCATCGGGAGAACCTTCGCTGGTAATACCATTTGATCAGCTCGACGGCGGTTCGCTCATTGTCGAATCGCTCGGCGGAGGTGATATTGTCGGTGTGCAGTTGTATGGAGAAACGATGCGAAACCTCGCCGCGTTAAATGCTGTCGGTCTGCCTGCCGGATGTCGGGCGACAGGCACGGGAAGCTGCCAGTTTGATCCGTTAGTGCCACCGGCGGCGCGGCAGCATAGCCTCTTTGCCCTCTACGTTGATTCGGCCAACAATACCGATGTGGTGGTGGCTAACGTGAGTGATACCGACAAACTTGTCGCCTTCTCTGCCTTTGACTCATCGGGACGCTTTCTGGCCAGTTTCCCGACGCGCGATTTTATGCCGTTGCCTGGGCATCATGTTTTGCGGCGATCTATAGCTTCATTGTTTGGCTCGGTCGCATCGGCGGTGAGTTATGTGCGCGTCGAGGATCAAAACTCGGTATTGGTTGGAGCCAATCCCAGTCAGGATCGCTCGTCAGGAAGCTACCTAACGACGGTGCAGTTAGCTGCTGATCTTGCCTCGCAGGGTCTGGATGCAGCCGACCTGATTTTCGCTCGGTTACAAAACCAGCCGCCGACAGTAACGGGTTTGCTGGTCATGAACCCGAATAATAACGCGGTCAGGTTCCGAATTATCGTCACCGACACAGCGGGGAATACGATCCAATCCCCGCCGGCCACGGCGGCGCCTCATACGGTGGCAGCTCGCGGCGTGTATACCTTCACGCGACAATCGTTATCCACATTGTTCCCTAGCGTGACGAGCGGCCACTTCATGATCCGCGTCATACCCGATGCTTCGCCAGCGACCGGCGAGAAGTTGCTTCCGGTCGCGATTTATCGTGGGGCAAATTATGTATCGGCGGTGATGGCAGAGAAGTGATCATGTGTAGTTTTCAATTGCCTTCTGCCAGAGAGCGGCAATAGGAGCGCGCGCAGCCGCGATGATAATATCAATAATCCGCAGAAAGGCCATGTTTGATGAAATGACATGGAAAGCGGGAGCAGAAGTTGCCAAGCGCCGGTCTCCGATTCTCTGTGCGCATTTCATGACCTCGTCATGATGGTGGGTCACCTCCGGAAGCCGCGCAACCGGCCTGTGGCAACGTTGCCAGACGTGCAACGCCTGGGGCAGCAAAGCAGACCATCGTGGCGCGTTGCAGACGCCCCACAGCAAGCGCGTTTGTGGCCAGTGATTGGAGAGCCTGAACGGGATTCTGAGAGAACGAGGTGACGCCTCTTGAAGGCGTGACGGATTGGGGGATGACGGCTCCCAGACGTTGCACATCTGGCTACCGGCCGTGCGGGCGGCTACCGCGCCGGCTGCTCGACGTCAGCGGGCAGCCACGGAGCGACACCCCTCCAGCCATGCGCCGCCGCAGCACAAAGCCGCCAAGTTCCAGTCACAGGCCGGCGCCTGAGGACGCTCGCTCCACGAGCCCGGGCGGGTGAGCCGCTGACAGTGAACCCGCGCCTGCTCTCAGGCCACCGAAGCAGCAACCTTACTTCAATCTGAACTCGACACTGGCGCGCGTGTTTTCCCACTCCAGTTTCATCACGCCGCCTTTGCCCGATTTGTCAAAGCTGATGGTGAACTGTTCGACGGGCGTCTGAAGCGATTCGACTTTCATTTCGATACGCGCCAGGTCTTGCGACTCATCGTAGACGGTTCCCCACTGTCCCGTCTGTTTGTTAATGATTAGCGTCCATTTGTTGGGTGACGGGATGGTATAGAGTGTGTAGCTGCCTTTAGGAATAGTTTTGCCACCCATAACAAGATCGGCCTCGGTGGTGAAGCTGGTAGCTTCGTTAGCACCGGTGCGCCAGACCTTATCGTAGGGAACGAGCGCGCCCATGATTTTGCGTCCGCGCATTGAGGGCCGGCTGTAGGTCACGGTGATTTTCTTGCCATCAAGCGTGAACTCGGCCGTGTCCAATGGGCTGAGGCGCTGTCGTTGGCCAAAAGCCGACGCCGCAAAAACTACACATGAGACAAGCAAGCAACCTATGGTGATGCGAGTGAGTAAATGTGACATCATGCTGAGCTCCTCCAAAAATGCAGGCACAGATGCACTGATGAACAGATTTTCAATCAGTCAATCAGCGGTGCTTGTTTTTCATCGTTTCTCCCGTGTCGTCACGGACGACATCAGCAACTCCTCCAACAATGTGGCGCAAGAGGTTTTATCTTGCGCCTATGGGTTCACCGTTTTCGCAGGTCGCGCCATCGAGTCAATGACGCATCAGCGAACCGAGCGGCAAATCTATCGGGCAACCGAGCGCCCGTCAAGAGAAGTGAAAAACATCAGTGATGAGCCTTGCTGCGTCGTGGTCATCAGGTTCTGTCACGACGTGGACAGATTGTGAACATCGTTGTCAGTGTTAGCCAACATGCCCTGTGTCAAGCAGTAGCGCGTCAGCGGTGACCACGAAGTGTCAACGATTATGAACACGGTCGCACATCGAGTGCGGGCTGATCAGCATTGAGCCAACGCAGTGTGACGCAGGCTAACGGTTGACGTGCAGTGTGTTGTCATTGGGTGAGATCGGCATCATCTGGATTTGTGAGAGGATGGCACACTGCTTGCACTCTCCGGTTGTGAGGTTCCAATGAACCCAAATCAAACCAAAGGAGAGGCAATGATGATTTCAAGAACATTTTTCACTCATCACTGGTTGAGAAGGTGTGTGGCGCTTGTCGTAACGCTGCTTGCTCAACTTTCATTACTTCATGCCAGCCCTGTGGGTGGGCAGATTCCCGTGGAAACAAACAATCTACCGCAACAGCGCCCCGATGTCGCGTATGACACGCTGGCCAGCCGTTATCTTGTGGTCTATTCCGAGGGCGTCGGAGCTGGGCAGGAAATTTTCGCTAAGCTCTTTCGCGATAATGGGACGCTGTTAGCCGGACCGGTGAACATCAGTGCACATGCCGGTCAGCCTGATGATCAACCCGCCGTCGCTTTTAAGGCGGCGACCAACGAGTATCTGGTTGTCTGGCGATATGGCGTTGCTGGTGGCAATGACATTTATGCGCGACGGGTTAATAGCAACGGCGTGCCGGTCGGCGCTCCGTTTCCCGTATCAAGTACGCCGGCGGATGAAGGGCAGCCGGATGTCGCCGCTGATCCGCTGAGCAATGGCCTGTTTCTGGTCGCTTGGCACGAAGTTCCCACCGCCAGCAATCGAGGTCAATTTCTTACCAATGCTGGGGCGTTAGTCGGTCCTTCATTTCAACTTTTTACCGTGACGCGGACGATGCCGCGACTGAGCTACGGGGACTCCGGCATAGCCAATTACTTTGTTGCTACGACGATTGACGCCAATACCCGCGTCTTAGCGCGTCGCGTCGCCAGTGGGCCGGCGCTGGGTCCGATCATGGTGGTCAACGCGACGCCCGCCGTGATGTCTCCCGACCGTGACGCGCCGGTGGCCTTTCATCGGAGTGTGGGGCGATTCCTGATCGCCTACATTGCGCAAGGCGCTAATCAGATTCGAGGTCGGTTCCTTGATGTCGCGCCCAATCCGGTGTTGGCTGAGGTGCTGATCGTGCCAGTGGGTGGCGTTGTTCGCTCGTTGGATGTGGCGTCCGGGTTTGACACCAACTTGCAGCCGCGATTCATTGTGTCGTTCGATCGTTTAGGCGACATCTTCTGCGTGCCATTGAATGGCATCGCCGTCGTGGGACCACAGGAGCCGATTAACGTTGACGGCGTGGATAACGATTCGCAACCCGCCGTGACGTTCGGGCGAGCGCCGCTGGACTTCTTCACCGTATGGCAACATGCCGGTCCGGCCTCGCCGGACATTCTCGGACAGCGGCATGAATTGCCGTAGTTGAATAAAGCTTGACCCAAACCGCAGAGTTCGCCAACGGCGGCTGGATTCAACACCAGATGCGCCCTCCGTCCGTCGCCGTGGCGGTCTCTGCGGTTTTTGCTCGTGCTGCGTTGGACAGCGCCTCTTCATGCGCAAATCATCGGTTCTGCGGTTCGATCTATCCATGGGCGATCGGTTGACTTGGTCATGCTTGACTCCTAGAATGTGCCCCGCCATGCAAACAGGCAACACCTCAAGCAAGGAGGCCTCAATGAGTGCAAAGTGGTTGATGGTTCTTTGTTGTCTTGCCGTAGCCGTCAAGCCGACGCTCGCGCAACAGGATTTCTCCAACGTGCAAATGAAAACGACGCCGGTCTCCGGCCACGTTTACATGCTTGAAGGCGCCGGCGGTAACATTGGTGTCTCTGCTGGCCCTGATGGCATATTGATCGTGGATGATCAATTTGCCCCATTGGCCGAAAAAATCCGCGCGGCGCTCAAAGCGATCAATCCCGGCAAATTGAAGTTTGTGTTAAATACTCATTGGCATGGAGACCATACAGGCAGCAATCGGATCTTCGGCGCCGAAGCCACTATCATCGCTCATGAGAATGTGCGAAAGCGGTTGATGACAGACCAGCATCTACTGGGACGACATGTGCCGGCTGAACCGAAAGAGGCTTGGCCGGTGATTACGTTCGATGAGTCGCTCACTATCCACTTCAATGATGACGAGATTCGGATGATTCACTTTCCGCATGGGCATACCGATGGTGATAGCATCATCTTCTTCACCAAGGCCAACGTGGTGCACATGGGTGATGACTTTTTCGCCGGCCGATTTCCGTTTGTGGATTTGAATAGCGGAGGCAGCGTTGACGGCCTTATCAAGAACGTCGAAACGCTGATTCGACAGCTCTCGCCGGATGTCAAGATCATCCCGGGTCACGGGCCGCTATCCACGCTCGATGATTTACGGGCTTATCATCGGATGTTAGTTGAGACGACCAGTCTGATTCGCCTGCGCATCGCAGCCGGCAAAACGCTCGAACAGATTAAAGCCGAAGGATTGCCTGATCAGTGGAAGTCGTGGGGCTCCGGCTTCATCTCAACGGAGCGTTGGATCGAAATTGTCTACAACAGCCTGACGAAGAAATGAATCGTTCTGGGTGCTGGTTGCATGGTCATGGTGCGTTTCCTATAATCCATGACGAGAGTGGCTGATATGGACAAGCAGATCCTCCACTACCGAATTTTGTCGCAGCTCGGCGAAGGCGGTGGCGGGACCGTTTATAAAGCTGAAGATACAAAACTGAAGCGCACGGTCGTGATCAAGGTGCTGGCTCGTGATCTGGCTCTTGATCCAACGGGCCGCCAGCGATTTTTGCGAGAAGCGCGATTAGCCTCAGCGCTGGATCATCCCAATATCTGCACCATCTACGAAATTAACGAGATTGAGGGGACATTCTTCATCGTCATGCAATTTGTCGAAGGCAAGACGCTGAAGGAGATTCTGGCCAAAGGCCCACTGGATCTGAAAAGCGCGTTGGCCATTGCTATTCAACTGGCCGATGCGCTGACAGCGGCTCATGAACGCGGGATTGTTCACCGTGACATGAAATCAGCCAATATCATCATCACCCCGGAAGGCCAGTGTAAAATTCTCGATTTCGGACTCGCCAAGCAGTATGGCGAAGGGGCTACCGGCGATGAATTGACGATGCAAGGCGCATTGTTGGGCACGCCGTCGTTCATGTCGCCAGAGCAAGCTCGCGGCGAGCGCGTTGATTTTCGCTCGGATATTTTCTCGTTGGGCATCATCATGTACGAGATGATGACGGGGGAGCGTCCGTTCAAAGGGCGGTCGCGCGTCGAAATTCTCCAATCGGTGATCGCTCACGATCCGCCGCCGATGAGCCAGTTCAATCGGCAAATCTCGCCTGAGCTCGAACAAATTGTCCGCCGCGCCTTGGCCAAGGATCGTCAGGACCGCTATGCGCGCACGCGCGACTTGCTCAACGCTTTGAAGCAGGTGGCGCGCGAGCAATTTGGCGAAACCGGCATGATTCCCGGCGAGATGTCGGCTCATATCAGCTCACCTCAACATCTGGAGCGCCCGTGGTTCGGCAAGGGCCTGTTCAACAAATTGTTTGGCAAATCACGCCGCTCGCCCGGTTCGGTTGAGACCGTCTCGGCCGGCACGCCGGCGGAGCGAACCGTCACACCCTCGGAGCCATCCATTAGCTCCTGGACAACCAAGGAGCGCAAGACGCTGGCCATTCTGCCGTTCAAAAATCTTGGCGCTGATCCGGCTAGCGATTTCTATGGATTCTCACTGGCCGATAGTGTCATCACCGAGTTGGCAAAAGTACAATCGTTGGTGGTAACACCGTCCAGTTACATTGCCCGTTATCAACATCGTGACATTGACCCGCGCGAGGCTGGTCGCGAGCTGTCGGTGGATGCCGTGTTAGTTGGTAGTTTTCTATCGGCAGGGACGCGATTTCGTGTCACGCCGCAACTGGTTGACATCGTGACCGGAGAGATTTTGTGGACGGATAAAATTGATGTAGATCATGCGGACATCATCACGTTGCAAGATGCTATTGCCGGCAAGATTGTCACCGGTTTGAAGGTGAAGCTCAGTCAGGCCGAGCAGGAGCAGATGAATCGCCCGACAACCACCAGCCCGGAGGCCTACGAGGCTATGTTGCGTGGCAAGCACCTGCAGATCAAGGCAATTTATCAAACCTACAGCAAAGATGATCTGGATGGAGCCGTCCAGATGTTCAAAGAAGCGATTGCCCTGGACCCACAGTTTGCTCAGGCTTACGCCGGTTTGGGACGATGTTATGCCAATTATGTCATTCGCAGTTTGGGCGGTGTGCAGTATTATGAGCTGGCTGAAAGCGTTCTTCAAAAGGCATTAGAATTGGACGATGGGTTAATTGATGCGCGCATTCATCTGGTCTATATCTACCTCTTCAAGGGGCAGAAAGAAAAAGCGAGACAGGAAGTGAGCGAATTGCTTCAACGCGCTCCGAACGATGCCACTGTGCATGCCGTAGCTGCCAATCTGTATCGCTGGGATGGACTTTACGAGGCCGCCTTACAACAATACAACATCCGCATTAGTTTGTTTCCTGTGGCGGCGCCGGAAGGGTATTCCGGTCGGGCGCGCATCTTCACTTATCAGGGACGCTACGAGCGCGCTTTGGAAGAATTCAACAAGGGGCTGGCCATCGAACCTCATCACGCTGGACTGAAAGCGTTCATGGCTGAAACGCTGTTTTATATGGGTCGCATAGATGAGGCGATGGAGATGCTGAACGAATCGCTGGCCGCTAATCCCAATGTGCAATATTCCCGCATCTTCCTTGCCATGTGCTACGCCAAAAAAGGCGAGCCTGAGAAAGCGCGTGAGATGATTGATGAGAAGGTGGAAACCTTTGCCCGAGCCGATGGCGACGGCGCCTTTTGGCTTGGCTCCATCTTTGCTTTGTTGGGACAGACCGATGAGGCCATCCAATGGTTGACGCTGGCGACCCGCATCGGTTACGAGAATTTCCCCTGGTTTGAGCGAAATCCTAACCTCGATCCGATACGTCAGGAAC from Blastocatellia bacterium carries:
- a CDS encoding choice-of-anchor D domain-containing protein yields the protein MMRRWLVFTCLLVLLCVGVERHRLAVAQQFSSAQNLSNTPSPSTEPGIAIARATGNIHVVWADAGRILLRRTTGDNTNFGAAVTVAVGFSSTAEPDVAVDQTGNNIYVAFAATLPGGGGQVARIYFCRSTNAGANFSQPVVLSTGTQATAPALATDMAGRNVYVVWSEVNPDGRPVISLRRSSDGGVSFGPSLTLSAPADTRPSQPDVAVDQTTGVYVVWHSQVDSQTTPFRIRFVRSTNQAATFSAPTTISTTPGPSTEPAIAVDELGLFSIVWAENGGPLPGILHARSTLQGTLSVTRAIAPTSPGEAASHPNVAIDSSGAINVVGALAISGITALPAEVYFARSTNNGASFSSAVNLSQTAGNSILPVIAAQTTGNLAIAWDDNSTANREILFVRGVLAPAAVPDIDVAPTSLNFGNVNLGQSRDQSFTIRNVGNAALLIDALSINNPQFTLVSPSGVAGTELAIDDGSAESLIGLNQAGTIYCINRLRPSSYPATLSHVRIFFAGGRSNLSLGAALAVLVGVNPDGDENINGTNFQATNASVQLLDGFNTYDVPDVTISEGDFVVGFRMTIPNTVFPGALDTTPPSNRRSYFSSDGTTFALTPNVGIDGDWLIRGRLAGGLTIAPNGEQLVTVRFAPTAVGTQSGLLSITSNDPDESSVNVSLTGVGVQAPTGILNVSPTTLTFNTTVGQTTPPTMSFTVSNQGTAAFSYSISNNNPALVSVSPESGTLAGGQSNVITVVVTPPTQPGTRQAILTVTAPGAQNGVQSVTVTVNTTAPALPDFVVSQLTISPTSVQAGGQVLMNVSILNQGTGSAGAATHEVRLSSDAVITSADQLLLVITSNPLSPGAAATFTQLPVTIPAGTAPGPMFLGVIADAANAVAESNETNNIATVALTITSPQQAFNVVNIFPADRAQNVPQETRIQVDFSAPLVASSVTPQSLTLTTLAGQPIPGTVAAVGNRAFFFPSERLPAQTTFQIRLAASIQGRVEETIVRLGRDLLSTFTTEPAVARGQPPTDSGQPVRFDVGGVVTDDAQTGAMVRIPEYTLKTDVRVNIVVLDSDQRLPLINNQCDVPIDASTRVRPVAGFVRVSELVRFEAQPCDAVAFSPAMDMTIPLRSAFRGAFVVGTRLPLFQLAQTDDGLAFLDTGIEAEVTLPGTLFFGDFAIASGVEVFGTFALFAPISQASGRLRMPLVPSWYEVAAYEEVANSPTSVAQSSQQPHTLYFPAVFGQPSVRDTQLSFVNLAQNEARTVRLFAYNNDGSPHGLQQTILLPAGRRAAVLVSNLFPGLQGSIVARADGPVSGLYETANDFIDVPQVLTGVQAITSPQPAIVFPNLRTQGGAFTEIHIFNPNEADVQLRITAFSATGGEVLGHTLLLRPQEKLVRSSIGTSSGEPSLVIPFDQLDGGSLIVESLGGGDIVGVQLYGETMRNLAALNAVGLPAGCRATGTGSCQFDPLVPPAARQHSLFALYVDSANNTDVVVANVSDTDKLVAFSAFDSSGRFLASFPTRDFMPLPGHHVLRRSIASLFGSVASAVSYVRVEDQNSVLVGANPSQDRSSGSYLTTVQLAADLASQGLDAADLIFARLQNQPPTVTGLLVMNPNNNAVRFRIIVTDTAGNTIQSPPATAAPHTVAARGVYTFTRQSLSTLFPSVTSGHFMIRVIPDASPATGEKLLPVAIYRGANYVSAVMAEK
- a CDS encoding DUF2911 domain-containing protein, coding for MMSHLLTRITIGCLLVSCVVFAASAFGQRQRLSPLDTAEFTLDGKKITVTYSRPSMRGRKIMGALVPYDKVWRTGANEATSFTTEADLVMGGKTIPKGSYTLYTIPSPNKWTLIINKQTGQWGTVYDESQDLARIEMKVESLQTPVEQFTISFDKSGKGGVMKLEWENTRASVEFRLK
- a CDS encoding MBL fold metallo-hydrolase, translating into MSAKWLMVLCCLAVAVKPTLAQQDFSNVQMKTTPVSGHVYMLEGAGGNIGVSAGPDGILIVDDQFAPLAEKIRAALKAINPGKLKFVLNTHWHGDHTGSNRIFGAEATIIAHENVRKRLMTDQHLLGRHVPAEPKEAWPVITFDESLTIHFNDDEIRMIHFPHGHTDGDSIIFFTKANVVHMGDDFFAGRFPFVDLNSGGSVDGLIKNVETLIRQLSPDVKIIPGHGPLSTLDDLRAYHRMLVETTSLIRLRIAAGKTLEQIKAEGLPDQWKSWGSGFISTERWIEIVYNSLTKK
- a CDS encoding protein kinase, producing MDKQILHYRILSQLGEGGGGTVYKAEDTKLKRTVVIKVLARDLALDPTGRQRFLREARLASALDHPNICTIYEINEIEGTFFIVMQFVEGKTLKEILAKGPLDLKSALAIAIQLADALTAAHERGIVHRDMKSANIIITPEGQCKILDFGLAKQYGEGATGDELTMQGALLGTPSFMSPEQARGERVDFRSDIFSLGIIMYEMMTGERPFKGRSRVEILQSVIAHDPPPMSQFNRQISPELEQIVRRALAKDRQDRYARTRDLLNALKQVAREQFGETGMIPGEMSAHISSPQHLERPWFGKGLFNKLFGKSRRSPGSVETVSAGTPAERTVTPSEPSISSWTTKERKTLAILPFKNLGADPASDFYGFSLADSVITELAKVQSLVVTPSSYIARYQHRDIDPREAGRELSVDAVLVGSFLSAGTRFRVTPQLVDIVTGEILWTDKIDVDHADIITLQDAIAGKIVTGLKVKLSQAEQEQMNRPTTTSPEAYEAMLRGKHLQIKAIYQTYSKDDLDGAVQMFKEAIALDPQFAQAYAGLGRCYANYVIRSLGGVQYYELAESVLQKALELDDGLIDARIHLVYIYLFKGQKEKARQEVSELLQRAPNDATVHAVAANLYRWDGLYEAALQQYNIRISLFPVAAPEGYSGRARIFTYQGRYERALEEFNKGLAIEPHHAGLKAFMAETLFYMGRIDEAMEMLNESLAANPNVQYSRIFLAMCYAKKGEPEKAREMIDEKVETFARADGDGAFWLGSIFALLGQTDEAIQWLTLATRIGYENFPWFERNPNLDPIRQEPRFIELMDHLRARWEQLAQETERSSR